From Rhineura floridana isolate rRhiFlo1 chromosome 12, rRhiFlo1.hap2, whole genome shotgun sequence:
CCGGCAGCATCTCGAgtgccacaaattccccatccctgatctagaaaAAATAGATTCTGAGAATCCATACCTCAATGGAGATACAACCCTCTCATCAGGCAACCTTTCTCATAATCTTTGTAGAGGGAGCTTTCTCTGCTGGCTCCATGGTGAGGGAGATGTCCTCTGAACCCATCCAGGGTGACTATGCTGACATTGAAAAGTGCCTTGGTTGCACATAAGCCCATTACAGTTGAAATAGCTGTATTGATTTAAGGATTTCTCTTTAAGGCAAATATTGGGCTAAGCATGGAACAGCATCAAAGCTGTTCATACATTGTACTTGCTGGTCCACCATTATGAATGCCCAGGTTGGTGGTTACCAGGGACAAGGCCCTTTCCAGTGGTGGCACCATACTTGTGGAATTCCTTTCCCTGAGAACTCTACTTGCCCCCCTCTCTTATGGGCTTTTGGTAGCCCCTAGAGACTTGTTCATTCCACCAAGCTTTTTATTGATCTTATTGTTGGCTCcttatatgctttttaaaaaaccacaaatttCCTCAgatatgcagagaactgaatttaagactgggggaaaaaataaactgagagaacagatactgacagatccttccatccctagtttgctAATTCTTctcatgtctggaacagaaatcaatccagtccggtgtacagtagggccccactcatacagcgggttatgttccggacccccgctgtaaagcgaaaaccgctgtaaagtggatcccattgacttacattgaccaaaatggcgcccggtggcaaaagaaccgctgtaaaagcagaacaagcgctgtaaagcggggcctctCTACAGTtcacaaccactgtattagcagaacgctgtaaagcgaagcgctgtaaagcggggccctactgtatatgattGATATTTGCTGTTGTTACTTTTAGTCTACAAACAATATGTCATCccctttgcattgcatttcctttgcattgaaatgagtgAGGGgcaataacataatgacaatgtaacttacataatttacagaattaattatttagattacataatttatgtaatttttgTCACAGCAGACAGTGATATGAATAATGAAGCTTTTGCCAGAAGGTGAACTGcaggggaatggaaacagtgctgcatgtgactaatacagggcagaacagaaaacgATTTCTTACATTCCTGCCTCAGACTGCCTCTAGAGTCTgttggctctccttcctgcccccccctttttcctgccCTACGGCTAATGTCACTTTTGAGATGACACTTTCACAGAGGTGAAGAACTCCCTACCTGCTACAGCATTGCATTGTATTTCTGCTGCATTCACATCTCATGCACTCAGCTGTATTCCAGGCGGACCCAAATGGATGTTTCTTCCCATCATACGTATCAGTACATCCATCTGGAGTCACTGATGTACCTATGAAGTAAAAAACCTTTTAGTTTTATCTGGAACTGTGCCAAAATCTCCAAAAATAAGCGAAACCCAGCCCCTGAAATCAAGATTTTATCTAGGAAACTGCCTCAGTGCAATGCAATGAACACACAATAGAGCCACTGTTAGGGCTGGGCCAAACTGTCAATTTTGACttttctcaggttctcatttttctagtcttaggatggtattcaatgctaatcctactcagagtagacctactgaagttcaTATATATGACTAACTTGGATTCATTAaatttaatgggtttactctgagtacgatgtagttgaatataaccctctagtttagtttgccacatttccactttttcaattattattttaaaaaaactcatgaaaatctGTCAGCACTTTAGTACATGCtttcctgatatacacattttatgcaatgtTGCTTAATATGCACAGGTTTGCAAGCAATCTTCCGAATATATATACAgtaattcatttttgtgtgttattttcacaaatacgcACACTTGTATGCACatgttcccctaatatacatgtttttgtacacaggttttggttggagaactgcaatgcaaagtTTGGTGGATCTCAAAGGAAAACTACATTTTAGAGCATCTGTTAttttaggaagtgcaaattaggcaggttcatcattaaaatgcaaaccaaaccgaGCCTCGTTACTGGCTTTAGTACCATACTATTTCAGGCCTTACTGCTGTGCTCTAATTGAAGCCTAAGGTGCAGAAATATAGCATTTAAAGCTTTTGGCAGTGGGAGATGAGTGAAATGCAACTATAAAGCTACGCACATCCAATCATCTCCACAAGTGCAGTGGCTTTATGAAACATTTTAAATGCATACAcaaaactgcttttttaaaaaaaagaaagaaagaaagaaagaaagaaagaaagaaagaaagaaagaaagaaagaaagaaagaaagaaagaaagaaagaaagaaactatcAAGGAAATGGTGAGAGTACACCATTAAAGGGGAGGAAGATGGAGAAGGAAAACATTTCAGGAAAGCATTAATTAAATTCTCTTATACTTCataggatgggcaaatctgtaatGTCAGTTTCTTacatttccagtcttaagttcaactGCAGTGGCTGATGTAAATAAATATCTATTATCAGAATGTAGCTTCATATTAAGTGATGtttgtagagttgccaggttcagggcctgagactgatcttgtatctttaggagaagagaaagtcagccaagtgcaggtgtcaagtgcaggtgttcttgcaatgctgtgatgggaaaaaccgtaaggtggaattctcccttcccccttcacaacttttaaagatacagatgacctcttggaggctgggcctggcaaccaagaggtcttctgtatctttaaaagttgtgcagaattccaccttgtggtttttcccattacagtgttgcaagaacacctgcacttggctgactttctcatctcctaaaaatacaggatcagtctcaggccctgagcctggcaaaccTAGAGCAGAATGCCTCTATACAGTTTCCCTTCCCTTCAGTCCTGAAGTGGCCTCATTTGCACATCACAGTAAGCCAGAGTATGGCCTACTGTGACCATGTGAATGTGCTGGCTGCCTAGGAGGAGATTgcacctgctttgctccttcccagaCATTTTATGTTACCACAGGatggcagctaagccaaggttaaGGTCTTTCCTCCTTAACCACAACCTgtaaccataggacaaaccttggctgCGGATCACATGGTTAAGGCCTTAACCATGATCTTAGGTTGGGAAAacttgctaagccaaaccttgcaGGGTTCAAATGAATGTAGCCTTTCGAGGACACCTATTACCGAAGAATAGGGCAAGACACCATAGAGGTGTGGGGGTAGAGTGGCTCCCTCATTCCATAGAATGATCCTGCCTCACATTGAGTGGTAACTggggagggatggaaggatctgtcaatttcagttctctcagtttctcattcttccaatcttaaattgagttctctacatttctgcagcaatttgcaatttttaaagaaaaaatcccaTGAAAATTgtttagcattttagtacaaataaacacatttttgtctgcagttttgactacacatatttgcaagcaagtGCTCCTaacaatgcatatttgtatgttattttcacatatgttcatttttatgcacactttctcctgatataatcattttgtaaacattgtttcgttagagaactgcactgcaaaatttggatatatgtgaattctgaaggatagctatgttttggttctgatgttattttggaaagtgtgaatttgatagacctGGCTTTACATGCGAACTGAATCATagttcttccccattcctaggaATTGAGAGGGAGAAACGTGTATAACGCTTGTCTGTTTCTACTTTTGTGCAGGGATGGGATGCATTGGcaggtgccagttcgaaagcattctgtcaatatttcctttaaaaatattgatattatgaaggaaatactgatattaattattattcttacaatcaatgttttagaggcagatttttttctaaaaaagccAATTTTCacaaatagctgtggaaattcaCTGCATTAAAACCCAACCCTCAACTATCGAGAATAAGCAAGTTAATGGGAATTTCAGTatcaaatccgaattgggtggaattctagcatataCCTACTTCTGTGTCTAACTGAGACTTATCAGCACCCaccccaaactacagttcccaggaatctgcagtggaagccatgacagttaaactgGCATAATAACAGAATAAGTCTGTCATACGTCTATAGCCATAATATCTTTTGTAGCAGAAATAATGGTGAATAGACTTTGGCAACATTACTCATAAAGCATGCTCCATCGCACAAGGCCAGTGAGATACAGAAGACAGCTAGGCTGACGATGACTTTCtaaaaaacaagcaaaagaagaagaaatcatCAAAGAAGTCTTGCATTAAATTCTGTCTCAGTTTGAGATCATTTCCATGCTAAACTGTAAATAACTGCAACCCGGAACAAAACGCATTAGACATTATGGTTTCTCTATATATCTATTTTCTAAACTAGGGGTgtccagattagggatggaatgacatcaatttcagttgtctcagtttctcatttttctaatcttacattcagttctccacatttctgcagcaatttgcagttttttaaaaaaattcctcataaaatttcttcagcgttttagtgtgaatttctcctaataaacacatttttgtaggcagttttgattaacgtgtacattttgcaagcaaattatcctaatgcattttgtatgttaatttcagcaatatattcattttgtgcatactttctcctaatacaatatATGGATatgcctaatacatgcatttttgtaaacattgctttgttggagaactgcatcacataattcggataagtgcggacttcaaaggatggctctgtttcggcTCTCATActcttttggaaagtgtaaatttgataaattcagctttaaatgtgaactgaataaatttttccctctcccaactccagatgttgttggattccaacttccactAGCCCCCAGCAACATTGTCCATGCCCAGGGATGATTGGAATTgtagtctggagagccacagtttcctCACCCATATTCTAAACCAAGGAAACTAGGTCTGCAAAAGTCTGCAATCATACAGAGACAAAAGACAAATACAATTCCCTGCCCACAGATGAGATTACATAATGAGGTAAACCCCAGCCAACCCTATGCCGCATTAGTGCATTAAAGTCCACCAAAATGAAGGGACAAGCACAGGCTGGCTGCAGGTTTCTGGGGCCTTTGGGCACAACATTATCTGTGTGCCCCTTGGCCCCTCCATTTACTCCTGAAACCGTACCCCTCCCTCTTGACCCCACCCATTTAAACGAAATTATATGGCAGCACCCTATtgtgaaaaaaaatcacaaacgttACCGTTTCAaccattgctttttaatttttttctcagcaGTATAATGTAAAAGTAActcctacctgggagtaagtcccatcagggcttacttctgagtagacaccaTATAGAATTGCATTGCCAGATGTAGATTCTTGTGATTATTATTATGGTTATGtcacttttttcaaaaatgaactcAAAAGAACTCACTAAAACTGATATAAAAACAAAAGTAACAACCTAAAATAGCACATTGGATGGAAGGCAGTGAagggtgtgcaagtgtgtgcagaaactagcctactgtacaaaggtaaaatttacatttgttgccctacccacttttgtctctggctttgcgcaccactgccatgtggcccccagaaggttgcccagaaggaaatgcggcccttCAGCTGAAAACGGTCCCCCACCCCCgctatcaataaataatattgtGAACACGTGAGTGAGAGTAGGCCAGAATGGGGATCTGGATAGAGAGAAGGTACTGGAAACAAACAGCATTATTGTTGAGGCCCAGTCTAGATCATGAGAGAAGTGATAGAAACAAGCTTGAGTTTTAGATGAATGCTTTTGCATTTGAGGTACCTTATCCTCATAACTCTGAATGTCTTTGCAGCTTTCGTCTCCCTACCATAAATCTGCTTCACAGCACCTTCTCCATCATTTATACCTAATCCAAATTAAACAAACAGCTGAGTGTTGTTCAGTGCAAAAGAATTATGCTTACCATCTTACTTTTTCAACGAGCTGCTGGCAAACTCTTCTTAGGGGCAGGGGAATGGCTCTGATGATCCTCACTTTAGTCTATGGAGAATCCACTAGCCCCTTTTATACTAACAAGAAGGAGGcaggacacagagagagagagagataggtgTACTAGAGGGCCCGGGAAATGCTTGTCAAGAAGAACATACTTGCTTCTGATTAAATCGATACTTCTTTTGCATAGAAATTACAACAGCAGCTGGTGGAGTTTTATCGCTTTGAAGATATTTGCTGATAAGTACAGACCTGAACTGGAAACCAGAACAAGAAAATCTTGTAGAACATCATTGGACCAGCATGATGTTGAGCGCTGCATGACGTCTGGCTCTAGATAATTCAATTGGGGGAAATAACCAACCGTGGAACCCCCTTGTGGGCTGAGGAGAAGGGCCTGAAATGGAGTCCTCCATGTGTGGGGAAAAGACTTGGGGAGGGCCTGATGGAGAAGGTTGCTGAGTTGCAGTCTTTCATATATCGATTGCTCAAAGTGGGATAGGACAGGGTGGAGTGAGATTCAatcccacttccccccccccagaatgttGCCTTATTATGAAACAATATTTCTTGTGCCCctgaagaacttttttttaaaaaaaagttttggtaAGAGACAAAAAGAAAACATCAGATAATATAAAGATGTTAACATATAACAATGAGAACAGTaaaactatcttgtaaaaatcaCAGTTGAGACATTTGGATACATCAAACAACACCAAATGAGGAAagaatttaaattaatttcaaaataACTATGTTACCTCACAGAGTGAAAGTGCTAAGTATCACAGAATGTCCATATACACCACCTCTTCAAGAGTTGTAGATCTCACAGGATGCTGCTGGGAAGTGTGGTTCATTATTACATCTGTAATAAAATTCCATCAAACGGCAAAAGGTGCAGTAGTACCATTTAGAGCTCATAAAAGATCAGTAATCTTTTCCGAAATGTCAGTGTTCCAGGTATTATCAAGCCAAAGAGAGCAATTCAAATCTTGCAGGGTTTTCCATTTCTGTGCAATTGACAGTCTTGCTGCAATTAACATAAAAATGAGTTAAACTAAACATCCATATTCAAAAACAGACAAAATTGTGGTGTAGCCTGTGTGAGGTCTCTTATTGCGCAAGAAGGTCTTCCCAAAGTGCattatgcattttaatattttcaaagggtattttaatattttatgaaGTTCATATTTTTTCACTACAATTATGTGGTTTTGCCTAGATAAGAACATCAGGAGacaccttctggatcaggccagtagcccatctagaccagcatcctgttctcccagtggccaaccactgTGAGTTCTTTGATATTAATGGTTTGGTGTGCATCCCCATTTTTCTGTGGGCCTAGAACCATCCTACATCTTTTCAGGCAGACTGACCCAACTATCCTGCTTCTTTTCACTCTATTTTCTGCTTCGCTCACTGCAAATATCTGGTGTTTGTGTTGGGCTGGTGCTGGTTCAGGGCACAGCCAGGGAGAATTTTGACCAAGGAGAAGATGACTAATGAGTTTATAGCAACTCACGAATTGAAGGTGGGCAGTTTCAAAGGAGACATTGCAAATATTGTGTCATTACGAATGGAGGAGGAATCTGTTTCAAACATGTTTATACCCAGCATTTGGTGGGTCTGATGCATGAACAAAGGTTGCCCACATTGGACCACCTCTTGCATGTAACTAATTATATGCAACCCcccatattttatatatatatatatataatagtcaAGTCCCATGTGGTATTATATATCTGCAGTATAATTTTGTAAGTATTAGCACATAGTTATTTTTATACAGTTATTTGCATTGTTGTCAGTGTTTTatttatgtgctggttactttaggaaactgGGAATGTGTATTATGCTTATAATATGTGTGTaatggggatgggtgagaatttcaattcagttcacatttcaagcagaatttatcaaattcacaatttctgaagcaatatgagaaccgaaacacagccatccttcaacattcacatttattagaattttgggatgcagtttgccaactaaacaacatttacaaaaatgcacatattaggggaaagtgtgcataaaaatgaatacatgagtgaaaataacatgcaaaaaggcataaaatgatgagaaatggcttgcaaaaatgtgtacctttgtgaaaactgcctacagaattgtgtttatttggagaaattcacactaaaatggtggagaattttttgaggatttttttaaaaaaaattctcagatctctgtagaaatgtagagaactgaatttaacattggaaaaatgagaaactgagagaacgaaggcagatctttccatccctagtgtgtaatCATATAATAATGTGTATAATATGCAAGAATTGCCCATAGTTTTAGCAAAACCAGTATGAAAATAACTCACCTCAtcgagatcaagaagcaggaagGGGACTAGAAAAATCCTATGTGGATAAGGTCAACATTGAGATTTTGAGAAAATTCCATCCCTCATTGTCATTTATCGTCAATCAcatcaaaatacattatatggcTTTGCCAGCTGAATCTCAGAGAGATATTTATTGATAGCTCAAGAAGCTGATTAATCCTTCTGGCAcagatttgttgttatatgccttcaagttgattatgacttatggcgaccctatgaatcttttttggatatattcatagggttttcatgataagaggtattcagagctggtttcccattgccttcctctgagcctacagcacctggtattcccaggcagtctcccatccaagtacttaaccaggcctgaacctgcttagcttctgagatcggatgagatcgggtgtgttcagggtagtatggctatAGGCTCTGGCACAGATACATGTCAGAAATACTTGACAGAGGGTGTCTATCTATAATAACATTACtaattttttgtgatgtgatttaagttgtttttaatgatgtattttaaagggtgggtaattaataataatgatgataattctAAAGGAAACACTTAAATTATGAGTtgtgttctactcagagtagacccattgaaattaatgggccttagttgtgcccattcattttaatgggtacactatgagtagaacttagctggatgcAACTGGCTCTGCTTATGGCCCATATTGTGCATACTGATTTGCTAGTAGTGCACATtctgaacctaagaagagcctgctggatcaggccagtggctcatctagtccagcatcctgttctcacagtggccaaccaggtgtccaagggaaacccacaaacaggacctgaatgcaagagcactttccccatcAAATTGATGGTGATGAGTGGCTCCAGAGATCCAATCCTGCCTTCCATCTGGAAAGTGGTTTTTCATCCTTCTTCATGTCACAGCATTAGGTTAAATAAGGGCTACATCCTGTGGAGCTGAATAGCCTACCAGAATCCTTTCCTTCTGGCTTCCATGCTTGCTGCTATAGAGAGGTTAACCAAGATGCATAGGCTATTATGGACCAAGGGAGAATGAATGACTTCAATTTTAAATTAGTAACATGGGATTATAACTGGGGTTGTACAGCAATTTACCATATTTGGCCTTTAACCTAAAAATCTTAAGACATTCTTAAAGCAAGAAAAAACAGAACAAATTCAGAAGATGGTGGGAAAGAATGCTATAGGTGAAAGTCCTGTTTGCCGTATTCCATGAGTACAGCGTTACTTTTAGTCAAAAATGTGATGATTGCAGTTTTGCCTGGGGTCCTTCCTCCTTGTGCACCCAGCCGTCCTTAGACAGGGTTTGCAGTGTCACCGAGAGTCATATTTCCAGGTTGGGAAAGAAGAGCTTTAGGGACATCAGAACATAAGAGGGGTCCCGCGGAATCAGattaaaggtccatctagtccaacatcctgttcttgaAATAGCTggttagatgcctatgggaatgcTGCATGCAGGACACgagtgcaacagcagtgctctctccacctgttttccccagcaactggcatttggagacCCACCACCTCCAATACTGGAGATACTATGCAGACATTCATAGCCTTACCCTCTATGAATTTcaacctcttttaaaggcatccatgctggtggccatcacgacattgaagtggaaaattccacctctgagggTCGTTGGTATTAGCATGTAGATGAGATGGATGGGGACAGATGCTGTGACAAGACAGGATAGATAAGAGATGATTACGTGTGTTTTTGCATCCCTATGATGGAGAATTACCTGACCAATCACGCAGTCAGGTGGGggcgggaaacaggtaaagccccttattgggtaccttagttaggacacatgactgtaccttgTACAAACCTATAAAAACCCATGaagtggggaagaaggcagtctcccgccatagcacacgctagcagggactccttacaattgtaagtataataaacagctgtaagcttcaaccttcCTCAGTGttgtttcctggacaaggacgccataaggagaaaattccacaacaacactttgtgggagtgaatttcacagtttaactatacttttatttatttatttatttatttatttgttgcacttgtataccgccccatagccgaagctctctgggcggtttacagcaatcaaaaacattaaaacaaatatacaatttgaaacacatattttaaaaacaatttaaaactcaattttaaaatttaaaacaatataaaaacaatttaaaacacatggtaaaatgtctgggagaaaaggaaagtcttgacctcgcgccgaaaagataacagtgttggcgttgtgtgaagaagtactttcttttgtcttcctgaatcttccagcattcattggatatccacaaaTTCCagtgttacaagagagggagCAAAACATCTCTCTGTCCAGttcctccacatcatgcataattatACACCTCTAATTATACACCTATCAGAACTGTACACCGAATTCCAAGTGCGGCCTCAGCAAAGTTTGCACAAGACATTATGACAGtgacaggttgttttttttacagaTGCCACACACTCCATCAATATTTTCATCAAACTATCCACCAACACTCCAAAGCCTCATTCCTGGTCAGCCACtgacagttcagaccccattagcaTATATGTGAAGTTCAGGGCTTTTTTAGTCCAATGTGTATCACTTTGCATTTGCTTACATTGAAGCACATTTACCATTTTACTGCCTGTTCACTTGGGATGGGATGGAATTTAACTGGATTCAGCcttagcaccagatttttaaaGAGTCCGCATATAGTCTACCTTTTGTGGAGTGAATTgatttgctccaaacttcagtggcttttctCAGCACCAGATTAGCTTCAAGCAGGGAGGGAGCAAGCCAAGCTTACTGACCAAGGTTGGTGATTTTAAACATGCCAGAAATACAGCATTTTGAGAATtaatgctgtttatttatttatttgatttatatcttgctcttcttcccagtaggagcccagggcagcaaacaaaagcactaaaacctttaaaacatcataaaaacaaactttaaaacactacaacatctttaaaaatgtttctttaaaaaagctttcaaaacaccttctaagattaaaaacaattttaaaaagaagttttaaggtc
This genomic window contains:
- the LOC133368469 gene encoding small serum protein 2-like, which codes for MKVIVSLAVFCISLALCDGACFMSTSVTPDGCTDTYDGKKHPFGSAWNTAECMRCECSRNTMQCCSRYGGVVEPPPGCRAVVDFQACKYVLHKEGDPSKPCDRA